CACCTTCTGCTTTAtcccagacaatcagagcagaataaccaGAAGCCACATTTTCACAGCGACCCCGCAGCGAAGGAGGAGCTGTGTGGTTAAAAAACAGACCCAATAAAAAACAAGAATTAACAGAATAACAAATGTAATCGatcgcatgcgcgtgtgtgtgtgtttgtgtgtgtgtgtgtgtgtgtgtgtgtgtgtgtgtgtgtgtgtgtgtgtgtgtgtgtgtgtgtgtgtgtgtgtgtgtgtgtgtgtgtgtgtgtgtgtgtaagagggaTATACAAACAAATGGTTTAAAATCTTAAAAATATAACAAAAATAAATTTCTTCAAAATACTTACAAAGTATGAGTTTTTGCTTTAAATAATTAAATTTGGAATATTGGTCTGGTGATTAATTTGTTAAATCAATTAATGAGGATTAATAAAATTGTTTTAGCTCAGGAAGAAAAATATTTTCAGCATTTTGTTTGATGAAAAAACTGCACTTTGATAGCAAAACCTAAGTATAAGACATAAAACTGTAACAATAACTAAACATCTTACTTTTAAAAGTAGgaatataaacaaataaacacttACAAGTGGTCACGTTGGGATGACTTTCACATTGAGTGAAATTTGTGGAAGAAGTTTCGTACACAAGAGATATCTCATAGGTTGCCCCAGGATAAAGGTCAGTAAACGACACATTTCTGCTTCCTGGAGTGGAATGGTGCTGAGATGTGTTAGATGAATTAGAGACAGTTGCATAGGTGAACACACCTTCAACTGTTCCTTGGATTGAAGAGCTAGTCACAACCCAGATTATTTTGTCACATTCGATCTCTGAAATAGATTAGTAAATAATTTCAGTTcaaatcttttatttttcttttctttttttcttgcatAGATTTTCAACTTGAAAATTGCTGAATTAGATATTCTGGCTCTCGTGGCTTTGCAAGTGgtaaaaagaaaagtgttttcacCATTAAACAGTTTAGAAAAGTTTATGAAAATGAAAATCTCTATACCTACGTGTTACTAGAAAATCATTATAAGCCTTGCTGTTGAGTCCAGAGAACACCGTGGTCACATGATATGAATACAGAGTTCCAGGCTTGAGATTTGAGATGGTGAAAAATCCAGTAGCTGATATATCTGGTTCGATTGTCACACCGGTGCCATTGGTTTCAACCTTGTATTCCCAGGATTTATTGGGATTCTCCCACTTAAGAGTGGCGGTGGTCAAAGAGCGCTCTGTGACACTGACTGAAGAGACCTGAGGAGGAACTACGAACGAAAAAAGAGAAGAGCTGATAAAACAAAGGTCTTTTGTcccgattgagcatgcatttcacttgctgaagacaaaactgaagggaaatgccccaggaacaagcaggaactgaagactgttgcagtagaggcctggcagagcatcaccagggatgaaacccaacatctggtgatgtctatgtgttccagacttcaggttgTAAttaactgcaaaggatttgcaaccaagtattgaaatgtataagtttgatttatggttcttattctgtcccattacttataCTACTCAATCAAtttcccctctgggattaataaagtatttttgaatttaattgaattgaatatgaattggtcccttaacaagtgggaggcacatatgcaaactgttgtaattcctacaccgttcaactgatttggatgtaaatgccctcaaataaaagctgccaGTCTGCAGTTAAGGCACATCTAGttggtttcatttgatatccattgtggtggtgtatagagccaaaaatgttagcattgtgtcgatgtcccaatatttatggacctgactgtagagGGAATGCAGACCCAATAGATGAAGGTCAGCTCATTAAATGAGTGGGGCCTAGCGTTTGATATATAAATGATTTAAGAGGAAACTCAAATTACTTTTTAAACATCCACACTTGTGATATTTCAGAGTCTGGACTTGCTTTTCCTCTTTGCCACTTCTTCGTTTTCAGAAGTCAAATTAATTGGAACTACTGACTCATAGTTGTTATTGGAGTACAACTGAGAAATTAAAGTTACTGTGATAAGGTTAAAGTGTGTACTGGAcggggatactgggttcaaagggCGACAAATGGTGACGGACCAACCCCAGCAGATGTAGAACCTTAGGGGTGTTGCAACCATTTATTACGTTTTGGGGTCAATGACCTTATTCACAAAGAGCCAGGCTGGTTTGCATGGCTCTGAcaaaaactgcaatttttctGATGTTAAAATTAATTTGATGTTCAAGAAATAAAAACTACTTCACTATGAGCTTGAACCAAAAATTATATAAAGGAGACCCTGAATCTGATTGATAGGAACATGCTCAAAGGATATCTGAGTTTATCATCTGGTTATGTGGTGAACCATATCAGAAGAATGCTTTCTCACCAGTAGATGCAGTGGTGTCAGCTCCACTGCTGTTGATGCTTTCAAACAGAGCAAAGATACTGAAATTATATGTAGTTCCTTTTTCTAGATTTGTGATGGTGTGCTGCATTTTGCTTGTTGTTAAAGTAATGTTTGTTGTATTTTGGCCAAAGACAATTTTATAGTCCTGGATGTCCTTCACTTGTGTCCACTGCAGAGTTATGCTGGTCTCATTTTGTTCAACTGAACTGAAATCTGCTGGGTTCTCTGGAGctagagaaaaataaacaaataaaaaacatgtttaaataaaGTTTCAGTTTTCCAGGTGGGTAAAAGTTCATGTTTGCAAAGAAAATGTAAATCCTACCAGTGACTGCAGTGATGGTTGTCCCGCTGCTTTTAGCATAATCGAACACAGCAAAGAGAGAGAAACTGTATTTTGAGGCACTTTGCAAATCTGAGACTGTGTATGTTTCAAGTTCTGTGGTTAGACTTATGCTGGTTTCATTTTCTTTGTAGACAAGAGTGTAGTTGTTAACTTCATCCACTTTGTCCCACACCAGAGTTATGCTGGACTCAGTTTGTCCTGTTAGGCTGAAGTTTGCAGGGTTACGAGGAGCTGCAGTATGAATAAACACAAGATATTCAGACCAAAAACAAATTTCAAAAGTGACACTTTTAATTTACAAATATGACAGAAGGTCACACacaaattattacattttaatgGCTGAAGACAAATATACACTTTTAAACTACTTAAAATTAAGTTTAAGTTCATTTAAGATTTTAATATTAACACTTATACAGACACATCTATCAATAAAAGCAACAAATGTTGCTATGAACTTTGTCGTATTAATTCAAAATATTTTGATTTACAGATGTGGATTCAATCCTTTAAAAGGGGAAACAAAGTAAATGTTGACATTAGTTTAAAATTTCTTCTCCCTTGTTTTGCTCTTTCTGTGTTTTTGGTCACTATACATTTTTATCCTATTAGAGGATTTCAAAGGATTCCAATGAAGGcacctggacttctttggtttcttgaagatgtttcgcttctcatctgagaagctttgtcaattctgactggaatatgggagcatCAAGCTTAGAAACTGTAGCTGTGTGTTGTTGCTCAATGAGCTGAAACTACAtaagaaataaaaaaacataacagAGAACTAACAATATGTGACTGAGACCAGGATGTCTGACACTGGGAAGCACATTTCGTTCAGGAATTTCTTGATTGTCCGAAGATTCCAGTTGATCTGAACAGATTTAAGACATCAAACCTGATGCAGTGGAGCAGTCCCAGAACAGAATTTAGCTTCCCCCATGTTTTCTTGTTATTTTCAGCACACCGGCTGTTCTGGGACATTCCAGAATTCAGATGGCCAGACCACCTCTGCCTCTAGTCTTGTTAAATGTAGTTCTGTGCTCTTTGGTTACCATTCATTCATGTCAACTGTTTCTTAAGTTTTTCACAGTGTTCTTCCTCGAGTACTTCTCTACAGAGGATGGGGGTCCCATGAACCTAGAAGTCACAGGAAAACCaacctgcttggagatggtcttctagccattACCTTTAACATGCTAGTTCATGATATTTGTTCTAATCTCCAGATAAAATACTGTCCTTAGCTGTCTGTGGTCCATGTTCAGTGTGGTACACACCCTGATATAGCATTGTGACTACTGTACACCTTTAAACAGGCAAACTGATGGAAATAAAAGACACCTGTGAAGCTGATTATAGGACATTCACATTATTTTCAATCTTTTAAGGAGATTCCATTACAGTTTCATTGTTGTTTTTctcataaccctcccactgtcctaataggtgagaccccgcgaggaaagttgacctttgaccaggattgatggtttatcccttgggtccatgtggcaggggtgaggagtgagcatcacatcacccctgccacgtggatctcaagggataaaccatcaatcctgctcaatggtcaactttcctcgtggggtcacccataaagacaggggAGGGTTAAACTACATTTCAAATGAAATGTCTGCTTTTCAAAGTTTTCAATAAATTGAATCCACAAATGTATTCTTCAGAATAGTTCACTTAGAGCTCCAAATTATTTAGAGTTAAGTATCAGGCAGTTCTGGtgtctttttttttctgcataaaagCGCTGCTCTCTTTTTGTCAAACGATTTCAAAATGTTCTCATTTGTGACAACCCAGGAAGTAAAACTACGTTAGGGTTTAAAACACTTGGTTCTTGTTATAGTTTTTACTGCACTTCTTTTGGATTTAACACGGTAAAGTTGATTAAAATTGGAATACATATTAACCAGTTTGAAACGACTTAGTGTTAACAAAGCCCACATACTTTAGAATAAAAACACTTTACCTGTGACTGCGGGTGTAAATGCTCCACTGCTGCTGACATTTCTAAACACAGCAACGAGACTGAAATTGTAACTAGTGGCACTAGTAAGATCTGAAACTGTGTACTGTAGATAGTCCTTGGTCAAATTAGTGGTTTTTTCAAGAAGGTAATAATCAATTCCATCTATCTGTTCCCACTTCAGAGTTATACTGGACTCGTTTTGTCCAGTTGGTTTGAACTTTTTAGGGTTGCAAGGAGCTGGAATATAAAAGCAGACAGACGACACTTAGATTATTGGACATCAGTTTCCATACATGACAGAAGGGCTCAAGCTAAGcttatttcatttttttctaatttaatGTTTATGTTCAAATAAGTTACTAAAAGGAATGTCAAATGGTTAAAAAAAGCATAATAAGCCGAAATGATTTCTTTTTCTGCTTTATGACTAAAGAAAACTTGGGTGGGAATGGGGTtgggggagtgggggggggggggggggcattttattatatattttttcatggcAAAATGTCTTTGTGCcatttgttttggttttaatTGAAACCCAAAACTATTAAAGTGTCACTTTAGCTCATTAAGTGATGAAGTGAATGAAATCCATCTTACCTGTCACTGCTGTTTGGTTTACCCCACTGCTTCTGACATTGTCACGCTCAGTGAAGAGAAAGAAAATGTACTCGGAAGTACAAATTAGATTTGAGACCATGTGTGTTGTAGTATTCTTTAGTAAAGTTGTTGAGTTATTGATGTTGCTTCCACTGACGTTCAGAATATAATTGTCAATGTCATCAACATTTTGCCATTTCAGATTTATGCTGTTCTCAGTTTGTGTATCAACTCTGAAATCCTCAGGGTTAGTGGGAGCTGGAAcatgaaaacaaaaaagaaacacaAATTCATGTACACATTTTCATTTCATGAAATAAAGTTTCCAAAACATAAAAGCAAGAACAAGTAGATTTAGTTACTTTCTTATATGTGGAAAAACATTATGTTTAAGTTTATTAATGTAATTTTTTTGTTGATTATATTAAAAGGTGTTTCCATGAAGATTTAAGGTAAATTGGAAATTGATAAGTCTCTGAGAGACAACAAGAAGCTTTTATAATGTGGAAATTAATTTACTAATTTGGTATTTAGCTTTATAAGGAAATGTCTTTAAAGGGACTATATCAAGAACAATCCACTTTTTTGAGCTTTAGACATTGCtatatgggttttttttttcatcatgaAAAACTCCCCAAAGCAGTTTTTGGCTTCATGCATGTATTTTCTTGTCTCAGCTGTAGCTTCCCTTCAGGTCTGCTAAGCTATTCCAAACAGATGGATGGGTCGGTTTGCTTCATCATGCCCCGCCCCTCCCCATCCCTGTCGAAAACAGATccctcctcccctggactgtaaacactaacacccagtCTCTCTGTGTAGTTAGTGCAGCTTCTACAGTTGTGAAGAAGTGATTTCTTTCCTTATCTAGTCTTCCTGAAAGTGTTTAATAAGCataaatttggatttttttttctaaaacagCTCTCAGAAACCAAGCCAGAATGTGACAGTGATTTCACAGACTGCTTGCTAAACCTTCGCCAGTACCAGAGTGTGTTTTCAGATAGGTTACTTCTTCAGACTGGTGCCATTCCAACATTAAAACCACCCAAAGGAGAGGCCAGAGAGGTAAGTACAACCAAAATGTTAACTGCTAGCCGCAAGCTGAATGGGTATAAAGTTTGGTGATTTCCGGGTTGATAAAATGCCACaagaaaataacatatttcaatGTAGTGGCATCATGCTAATGGTAATATTTTAATAAGGGCCCATTGTTGCTCtggaaggtttaaaatagcatgacacAGTTCCAAAATCTTGGTCTATTTTACAGAATGTGAACCTGATAATCTGCAGCGATCTTTGTATAAATCTCATTCACTAGGACGGCATGTAAATATTAGGACAAATATGCCCCAGAGGTTTGGCCTGAAGGCCTTCTGAGCTGGTTTAGACAAAATCCATTtacgaaaacaaaaataaaactatttAACATTTCAACAAATGGTTTTGTGGAGATTTATAGTGAAGGGGTCTGTAACCTACAACTCAAACAATCTAAATAAGAGTTTTCAGAAAGTGTCTTTACTCTCCATCTACAGCTCTGGGAAAAGAGGATTAGAAGATCAATGGTTATAGGCTGTTAAACAAAGATGAGCTGCTTGAGCTTTTGGCCGTCCAACAGCAGTGTGAAAGACTGCTTGTTAACACCAATGAAAATGTGATGAAACCTGAGTAACTCCCCGGTGAATGAAGGCTAGTGACAAGCTGACTTATGACTACTGGGGAGTTACACTGGTTTCATTTTTAACAATAAATAATTTGGAGGAGCTGAGGACGAAAAAGTAGACACAGAGATGTGAGACAAACACAAGAGTAATTCATCATTAACAGTCACATCAGTGTGAATGACAGTTCAGACTTACgagcttttgttgttgttgctgctgttgttgttgttgttgctgctgttgttgttgttgttgttgctgctgttgttgtagttgttgttgctgctgttgtagttgttgttgctgctgttgtagttgttgttgctgctgctgttgtagttgttgttgctgctgttgttgtagtTGTTGCTGCTGTCTTAGAAGAACTATCCGCTCGTTTTATTCGTACTCTACTTACGTTTGATACCGATGATATGTTGCCATCTGTTACAACCTTAAAAGAGATAAAAGAGTCTCTCAGTGTCCCAGAAAAATGTCTTTCGTTTATATtacttgcaataaatgaaaagaaAGGGGGGGATTAACTGAGCTTTGTGGGTATGAACCTTTATAATGGTAACAGATAAGTGGGGCATTTTGACACAGATGTGCAGGAAACTTCAGAAATAATCAAAGTATGTAGACTAATTAAAATCAGCAAATTATTCTAGTAAACAGgaagtaatgtgtgtgtgtgtgtgtgtgtgtgtgtgtgtgtgtgtgtgtgtgtgtgtgtgtgtgtgtgtgtgtgtgtgtgtgtgtgtgtgtgtgtgtgtgtgtgtgtgtgtgtgtgtgtgtgtgtgtgtgtgtgtgtgtgtgtgtgttaggaatTAGGCTCAGTGCACCGTAGATGTCACACAGCATAGTTACTCACTGTTGTTTACTGATTGAAAATTATGGATGAAAaagaaacttttttttatttatcgcctctcaagataaaaatcacaaggcacttcgcaagaacaaaagaaaacacaaaaaattattttaaaaatatcataaaattgggaaaagtaaaaaaaaatggtctaaaaatgtgaggaaagggacagagaaaatgaataagaaagaggtaatcagtggatcccgggaaaggtggaattGAAAGAGTAGTTATGAAGAATTTAGAGACAGCATAAAAACTTTCTTCTGAATAGTAAACGCAATTGCTCCCTTTGTAGGTTTTTGCTTTTCATCACGCTTAAATGTTTTACGTCGATAAACAGATGCCAGTATCAAACCAAGTTAACCTGAGTAAAACAAAATGCTTTCAAATGATAAGTTTATTTCTCAAGAAAAAGTCCTATCCAACCCAATCTGGCCTTGTGTGAAAGAGTAACTGTATCGCAAACAGACCATCACtctaccaccaccatgctttagtgttggtatgatgttgtttttttattattctgaCCCCAGATGGGTTGGGACTCACACCTCCCAGAAAGTCTCCAGAATATTTCCTAAAGTATCTCAAGGATCATGAAAATGGTTATTTGTAAATGTGAGGTGTGTCTTTGTGttctttttggtcagcagaggtttTGGCCTCGGATCTCTCTCATGACACCATTTTTGCCCTCCATCTTTTGTTATTGTTAAATCACCTGCAACCATTACCTTGACCACCTGCAGGGTTTTTGATGCTGTTCTGGGTTCTGTTTTTTAAGGACTTTTAGCCTTCGGGTTGTCAGGCATGTTTAATGAGATGATTCTTACATTCCTGGCAGTAGTCAGGTCTGGGTGTGGCTAATGGAACTGAACTCAGCTTTACAAACATGTGGTTAATCGCAGCTAATTTCTGATTCAGTCACAATTACTTTTTACGCAGGTTTTCTGTTTGATATTGAAATTTGTTTGCTGATTTGAAACATTGAAGTGTTTCTTcaccaaaaaaacaaaatcagaagaAATATGTGAGGAAGCAAGTATGTTGTAACAGTATTGTACCATTTAAGGGTACAATAGCTCTATTTTGCATCAAGAGTGTGCAAACTTCAGTCAGCCTAAATGGCTTTTGATCAGGGGAGTGATTTGACACGGATGTGCAGAAAACCAGAGAACGAATCAGAAAGTGTCAAATGCAAATTAGAATCTGTACATTTGATAGAATCTTAATAAACAGCTTAAACATGAACATATAGACAGAAATGTAACCAGTGCTTGTTTGAACAGAAGTAAATAGCCTTAACTGAAcagaagccacacacacacaatgcaatAAACATATGGAATAAGAACTTCAAAAATCGCtgacttgtttgttttttctgtctGTGTTCATTATTTTGTTTCATTTAGGAAGCAAGTAAAAATAGATAATCGCAGCTGGAAGACAGAAATGCTATTTCATCATCTGAGAACCTCCACAGTGTTCTTGTTGTACAACAGTGTTGCTTTTAGTtctttctgacatttcatcaatcatCTCAAAGCTATTTAACCATCAACATGACCGTTGACGAACACAATCTCTGAAATGATTCAACTGTTTAAAAAAGCAAGTTTCCTGTTGCTGAGGTCTAATCTTTGTAAGACAGCTCCTCTATCTGATCAAAAGCAGGTAAATAAAAGTAAAGACTTACCCAAAGTAGACTGAAGATGACACACAGTAGCAGGGGGTGTGAGGTGGGTTTGAAGATTAGAAACCTCATCGTTGCTGTCGATTGTTAACTCACACACATACTAAGAACACGTAGAGATCTCTGGCTGTCTGAAGATGAACCACAGGTCCCCGTCTTCAGTTCTGCCACCGGTGTGTTGACAAAAACAACTAATTTCTCGAGTTAGGGCTGGCAAAGTAATCCTCTGATGTTGACTTTTAATTCTTAACCAGGTCCTCCTTCCATAACCTCTGCTCTGTTCTTGAATTCCCAAGTGAAAAAGTAAATAACTGCTTCTCCTTTTTGGACTTACATACAGAGAGACCTTTGCCCCGCCTGTTACTTCCTTATTAACGGTCATAATGTGCCACTTGTCAAATGTGCAACAATCAAGGGGATTTGCCTTTTTAAAATATGTATTAGTTGTgattgctttgttttggttgtaaatATCTGTTTTATTCTTTAGACGGGCTGTGCACTTTAATCATGAGTATATAATAACACAGGGTTCTTTCAATCCACAGACAAAATTAATAATTTATTTTGTGATGAAAAGGTTTCTTAAAAATAATATAGTAATGGTGTTTAGTTATCATTGTCTGGGCTGATTTAACAGAAGACTACATATCCCCTTTTTCTCTTTTACAGCTTCTGACTTGTATTATATTTATGGCTTCCTTGTTGGGACCCATAAGGAACTGCAAAAAGAAAGAACTAACTGATAGAGCAAAAGGCGCAACATTGTTTATTGGGTGATAATATGATTTCCACTCCATAAAACAAAGATTTAACAACGATTGTTTACTGCTCACTGAGAGGAAATTCGAGAGGAAGCAGGGGCGGACTGGCCATCTGTGGATTCTGGAGAATCACAGAACGGCCGGTACTCCAAGTCGGCCGGTGCGCCAGCCCACCACTCTCCACGCACGCTTTCAACACCTGTTTTATCCCTCCTCAAAGCTCTTTCACGCTCCAGCACTCTAGGTGGCAGCACTGCATCTCTAAGTTGGATGCCAGCTACATTGGCTGTGGCCGCTaggcaaggagaagaagaagctgaagCCAGAGGAGGCAAAGGCAGTAGAAAAAAAACTATGCAAAACCCGGCcgctagttaaaaaaaaaaagaggaaagaaaagaaaagggtgGGGCTGAGAAGGCAAGGGGGGAAAATGCAGGTGTTACACCAAAATCTGTGACCCATCAGAATCTGTGACTCCAGGGGGCGACAGCGTGCCATCCTTTCCAGGAAAGTCTTGAGGACAAGCAAGAGGAAGAGCGTTTACGTAAACTGCGTAAACTATGTAaacaatggccgtgttcgagatgagccagttctgcgcagattagatcacaaaAGTGTGACCAGTGAGATTCATGCAATTTGATGGTCACATATTTTTCTAACTGTACTAAGACTGCAGTAGGGAGGTGGTGAAATTGATTAAGACCGTTGTAGTGAAGAAGAATGCTATTTACAGGTGTTTTTACAGAGGTCACATATTTTTTCTGGCCAGAAAAAAAGTGTGACCAGTGAGATTCATGTCATTTGATGGTCACATATTTTTCTAACTGTACTCAGACTGCAGTAGGGAGGTGACAAAATTAATTAAGACAGTTGCAGTGAATTATCATGTTGTTTTAAATCATGGTAGAACAGTATTGAACCCGCTCCGCTTCAATTAAAGCACATGAGATCGATTATTGATGACCCATTTAATGAACGTCTGCATGGTTTACAAATTCAAGCTACAGCCAGCACTCAGACATTCACTGATGGTTCGTAAAAACACCGCTCAGGtttaaacaaaacagaaacattACATTgtcggcatggacgtaattttcactttagaagtgggggggacacgggggggtgggggtggggtatctttacggtatgttctaatgggaaacaggcttcaacacaaacggttgttttctgcttggtcctaaagctcaaccagtgtcaatttaatataaagtaatattgtttttggatggtaaaaagtgcaggggtcaaaacttgtctttgtaaaaagtgggggggacatgtcccccctgtcccccccccaaattacatccATGATTGTCGGTCACTGCGATGTTGAACAACTGTTTAGAGAAGCCGAACAACCTCCCGTGTTTCATTGTTTACATAGTTTACGCAGCTTACGTAAACGCTCTTCCTCTTGCTTGTCCTCAAGACTTTCCTGGAAAGGATGGCACGCTGTCGCCCCTTGGAGTCACAGATTCTGATGGGTCACTGATTTTGGTGTAACACGGATATTAGATGCTCTAAATGTCACAAATTAACCGACATATTTAGA
This Nothobranchius furzeri strain GRZ-AD chromosome 16, NfurGRZ-RIMD1, whole genome shotgun sequence DNA region includes the following protein-coding sequences:
- the LOC107387995 gene encoding receptor-type tyrosine-protein phosphatase H isoform X2 encodes the protein MVSWLSTRKFFSRKSHSWKKEAGVVTDGNISSVSNVSRVRIKRADSSSKTAATTTTTAATTTTTAAATTTTTAATTTTTAATTTTTTAATTTTTTAATTTTTAATTTKAPPTNPEDFRVDTQTENSINLKWQNVDDIDNYILNVSGSNINNSTTLLKNTTTHMVSNLICTSEYIFFLFTERDNVRSSGVNQTAVTAPCNPKKFKPTGQNESSITLKWEQIDGIDYYLLEKTTNLTKDYLQYTVSDLTSATSYNFSLVAVFRNVSSSGAFTPAVTAPRNPANFSLTGQTESSITLVWDKVDEVNNYTLVYKENETSISLTTELETYTVSDLQSASKYSFSLFAVFDYAKSSGTTITAVTAPENPADFSSVEQNETSITLQWTQVKDIQDYKIVFGQNTTNITLTTSKMQHTITNLEKGTTYNFSIFALFESINSSGADTTASTVPPQVSSVSVTERSLTTATLKWENPNKSWEYKVETNGTGVTIEPDISATGFFTISNLKPGTLYSYHVTTVFSGLNSKAYNDFLVTQIECDKIIWVVTSSSIQGTVEGVFTYATVSNSSNTSQHHSTPGSRNVSFTDLYPGATYEISLVYETSSTNFTQCESHPNVTTSPPSLRGRCENVASGYSALIVWDKAEGVLTKILVHMNGKNHTVDGKEDRFTIPGLQPAKTYPVALISMSGNRISGPFDFICATDNRGVIAGSVVGVLLFAVLVCVAAFILLKRSDVFRGKKSLIAGSKKTGPKKTTISVATFPEHFMLLSADENRGFSEEYENLEPVGKDQTHKAASLPENKSKNRFTNILPYDWSRVKLITPSPSDTLDYINANYMPGYNRNREYIASQGPLTATVPDFWRMVWEQRVKGIVMVTNCVESGRTKCDCYWPEDQKPCLYGDLLVTMSSEQKEPNWTLRNFRVKNRNNSEERTVKHFHFTAWPDHGVPQGTQVLIQFRGLIRQYIESEGITSPTVVHCSAGVGRTGTLIALDVLLQQLEKERAVGINDFVHRMRQHRSHMVQTESQYIFLHQCIMDCLKQKEKKEESDYENSDLIYANATALREFHNHNTGA
- the LOC107387995 gene encoding receptor-type tyrosine-protein phosphatase H isoform X3, with translation MRFLIFKPTSHPLLLCVIFSLLWVVTDGNISSVSNVSRVRIKRADSSSKTAATTTTTAATTTTTAAATTTTTAATTTTTAATTTTTTAATTTTTTAATTTTTAATTTKAPPTNPEDFRVDTQTENSINLKWQNVDDIDNYILNVSGSNINNSTTLLKNTTTHMVSNLICTSEYIFFLFTERDNVRSSGVNQTAVTAPCNPKKFKPTGQNESSITLKWEQIDGIDYYLLEKTTNLTKDYLQYTVSDLTSATSYNFSLVAVFRNVSSSGAFTPAVTAPRNPANFSLTGQTESSITLVWDKVDEVNNYTLVYKENETSISLTTELETYTVSDLQSASKYSFSLFAVFDYAKSSGTTITAVTAPENPADFSSVEQNETSITLQWTQVKDIQDYKIVFGQNTTNITLTTSKMQHTITNLEKGTTYNFSIFALFESINSSGADTTASTVPPQVSSVSVTERSLTTATLKWENPNKSWEYKVETNGTGVTIEPDISATGFFTISNLKPGTLYSYHVTTVFSGLNSKAYNDFLVTQIECDKIIWVVTSSSIQGTVEGVFTYATVSNSSNTSQHHSTPGSRNVSFTDLYPGATYEISLVYETSSTNFTQCESHPNVTTSPPSLRGRCENVASGYSALIVWDKAEGVLTKILVHMNGKNHTVDGKEDRFTIPGLQPAKTYPVALISMSGNRISGPFDFICATDNRGVIAGSVVGVLLFAVLVCVAAFILLKSGKKSLIAGSKKTGPKKTTISVATFPEHFMLLSADENRGFSEEYENLEPVGKDQTHKAASLPENKSKNRFTNILPYDWSRVKLITPSPSDTLDYINANYMPGYNRNREYIASQGPLTATVPDFWRMVWEQRVKGIVMVTNCVESGRTKCDCYWPEDQKPCLYGDLLVTMSSEQKEPNWTLRNFRVKNRNNSEERTVKHFHFTAWPDHGVPQGTQVLIQFRGLIRQYIESEGITSPTVVHCSAGVGRTGTLIALDVLLQQLEKERAVGINDFVHRMRQHRSHMVQTESQYIFLHQCIMDCLKQKEKKEESDYENSDLIYANATALREFHNHNTGA
- the LOC107387995 gene encoding receptor-type tyrosine-protein phosphatase H isoform X1, producing the protein MRFLIFKPTSHPLLLCVIFSLLWVVTDGNISSVSNVSRVRIKRADSSSKTAATTTTTAATTTTTAAATTTTTAATTTTTAATTTTTTAATTTTTTAATTTTTAATTTKAPPTNPEDFRVDTQTENSINLKWQNVDDIDNYILNVSGSNINNSTTLLKNTTTHMVSNLICTSEYIFFLFTERDNVRSSGVNQTAVTAPCNPKKFKPTGQNESSITLKWEQIDGIDYYLLEKTTNLTKDYLQYTVSDLTSATSYNFSLVAVFRNVSSSGAFTPAVTAPRNPANFSLTGQTESSITLVWDKVDEVNNYTLVYKENETSISLTTELETYTVSDLQSASKYSFSLFAVFDYAKSSGTTITAVTAPENPADFSSVEQNETSITLQWTQVKDIQDYKIVFGQNTTNITLTTSKMQHTITNLEKGTTYNFSIFALFESINSSGADTTASTVPPQVSSVSVTERSLTTATLKWENPNKSWEYKVETNGTGVTIEPDISATGFFTISNLKPGTLYSYHVTTVFSGLNSKAYNDFLVTQIECDKIIWVVTSSSIQGTVEGVFTYATVSNSSNTSQHHSTPGSRNVSFTDLYPGATYEISLVYETSSTNFTQCESHPNVTTSPPSLRGRCENVASGYSALIVWDKAEGVLTKILVHMNGKNHTVDGKEDRFTIPGLQPAKTYPVALISMSGNRISGPFDFICATDNRGVIAGSVVGVLLFAVLVCVAAFILLKRSDVFRGKKSLIAGSKKTGPKKTTISVATFPEHFMLLSADENRGFSEEYENLEPVGKDQTHKAASLPENKSKNRFTNILPYDWSRVKLITPSPSDTLDYINANYMPGYNRNREYIASQGPLTATVPDFWRMVWEQRVKGIVMVTNCVESGRTKCDCYWPEDQKPCLYGDLLVTMSSEQKEPNWTLRNFRVKNRNNSEERTVKHFHFTAWPDHGVPQGTQVLIQFRGLIRQYIESEGITSPTVVHCSAGVGRTGTLIALDVLLQQLEKERAVGINDFVHRMRQHRSHMVQTESQYIFLHQCIMDCLKQKEKKEESDYENSDLIYANATALREFHNHNTGA